One part of the Vicia villosa cultivar HV-30 ecotype Madison, WI linkage group LG6, Vvil1.0, whole genome shotgun sequence genome encodes these proteins:
- the LOC131609729 gene encoding uncharacterized protein LOC131609729, producing MLKMGLQTPHDNKLENNDKLVCSSIDTPLHQAARLPHNHSSYNEDNSFDFLGALKECSPAFVESTTVRTCLKKVKQNSITGNRSAHLDNNGSCVAPALRLDWLHKLTLELHWYKTNIPRDTKLQQDYTYKYNQQIRKEIVGCISSLVVSTTVFLGIFYNIWSSLLSSINVQQLEKEHDHSLSIWPSLLGLFCFMVLVCAVAGMILVGVVFTRMQKAMLIFWVVLMHLQSANSMIEVFVILIGGLFMGWYAFGEKQLPNEAV from the exons ATGCTCAAGATGGGTCTTCAAACTCCACATGACAACAAGCTTGAAAACAATGACAAACTGGTTTGTAGTAGCATCGACACACCCCTTCACCAAGCGGCTCGTCTTCCTCATAACCATTCTTCCTACAATGAAGATAATTCG TTTGATTTCCTGGGTGCTTTAAAAGAGTGTTCACCAGCATTTGTTGAAAGTACGACCGTAAGAACTTGTTTGAAAAAAGTGAAGCAAAATAGCATTACTGGAAACAGGTCCGCTCACCTGGATAACAATGGATCATGTGTTGCTCCTGCGTTGCGTTTGGATTGGCTGCACAAACTGACTTTGGAACTGCATTGGTACAAAACAAACATACCAAGAGACACAAAGCTTCAGCAAGACTATACCTACAAGTACAATCAGCAGATACGTAAGGAAATCGTGGGATGTATTTCATCGTTAGTAGTCTCAACTACTGTCTTTCTAGGTATTTTCTACAATATATGGAGCAGCCTATTATCAAGTATCAATGTCCAGCAACTGGAAAAAGAACACGATCACAGCCTTTCCATCTGGCCGTCCTTGCTCGGATTGTTCTGTTTTATGGTGCTTGTTTGTGCTGTTGCTGGAATGATTCTTGTTGGTGTGGTATTCACTCGGATGCAGAAAGCTATGCTTATCTTTTGGGTCGTTTTGATGCATCTTCAATCAGCTAACTCAATGATCGAAGTTTTTGTTATATTAATCGGTGGACTTTTCATGGGGTGGTATGCTTTTGGAGAAAAGCAACTTCCAAATGAAGCGGTATGA
- the LOC131609727 gene encoding heat shock 70 kDa protein 15-like, with product MTLKEYEMALQDRVMEETKDRKNAVEAYVYDRRNKLNDKYQDFVIASEREGFTSKLQEVEDWLYEEGEDETKGVYVAKLEELKKQGDPIEERYKEYTERGTIVDQFIYCITSYREAAMSPDPKFDHIDISEKQKVLNECVDAENWLREKKQHQDSLPKHANPVLLSAAIRKKAEAVDRFCKPIMTKPKPAKPATPPAPPSPASSGSEQQQPQADANANSTNENAGDGSQASSASSEPMETGYIKFGRHHTFKQWDPGVILEP from the coding sequence ATGACTTTGAAGGAGTATGAAATGGCTTTGCAAGATCGCGTGATGGAAGAAACAAAGGACAGGAAAAATGCAGTAGAAGCTTATGTTTatgacaggagaaacaagctAAATGACAAATACCAAGACTTTGTCATTGCTTCAGAGAGGGAAGGTTTTACCTCTAAACTCCAGGAGGTGGAAGACTGGCTATATGAGGAAGGCGAAGATGAAACTAAAGGTGTATATGTTGCAAAACTTGAAGAGCTCAAAAAGCAAGGTGACCCGATCGAAGAGCGTTACAAAGAATACACAGAGAGGGGTACAATAGTTGATCAGTTCATCTATTGTATAACTAGTTACAGAGAAGCTGCAATGTCACCTGATCCCAAATTTGATCACATTGACATCAGTGAGAAACAGAAGGTCTTAAATGAATGTGTTGACGCTGAGAATTGGCTGAGGGAGAAGAAGCAGCATCAGGATTCACTTCCAAAACATGCCAACCCTGTACTCTTGTCAGCTGCAATAAGGAAGAAAGCTGAGGCTGTTGATAGGTTCTGCAAGCCGATTATGACAAAACCAAAACCAGCCAAGCCAGCTACTCCTCCTGCACCACCAAGCCCAGCTTCTTCGGGCTCTGAACAGCAGCAACCTCAGGCAGATGCTAATGCCAACAGCACTAATGAGAATGCTGGGGATGGGAGTCAGGCCTCATCAGCATCTTCTGAACCAATGGAAACTGGGTATATTAAATTTGGAAGACATCATACGTTTAAGCAATGGGATCCGGGAgttattttagaaccttga
- the LOC131609730 gene encoding uncharacterized protein LOC131609730 isoform X2: MEKHDETCETNNIVEEKTLSILSDSAGIEKVASEATFPACQSERMLFSHLDENRDGKVSPAELRQCLEAISVELSEQELVAILDPYYGGGLLEPSLWNLRGTRKLKGIRYLFSWFFRMDQQLVNLSPVESPVQKMLIFRVFDV; the protein is encoded by the exons ATGGAGAAACATGATGAAACATGTGAAACAAACAACATCGTGGAAGAAAAAACACTGTCTATCTTGTCAGATTCTGCAGGGATAGAAAAAGTTGCTTCTGAAGCGACATTTCCA GCTTGCCAATCAGAACGTATGTTGTTTAGTCACCTTGATGAAAATAGAGATGGGAAGGTATCGCCGGCTGAATTACGACAATGCCTGGAGGCCATCAGTGTGGAGTTATCGGAACAGGAGCTAGTGGCAATTCTAGACCCGTACTATGGTGGTGGACTGTTGGAGCCAAGCTTGTGGAATCTCAGGGGAACAAGGAAGCTGAAGGGAATAAGATACTTATTTTCTTGGTTTTTCAGGATGGACCAGCAATTGGTCAatttgtccccagtggagtcgccagtTCAAAAGATGCTTATTTTTCGG GTCTTTGACGTTTGA
- the LOC131609726 gene encoding probable purine permease 11 produces the protein MPDTEEPNIIAGTISELPFYRYKRWQWWSLVALSIFFLIMGQSVAVILGRFYYDQGGNSTWMATLVQTIGFPLLLIPFFAIPSPPEASTSSVSVSPSVKVVVLIYFVLGIVIAADNMMYSQGLLYLSASTYALICASQLAFNAVFSYFLNSQKFTVLIINSTVILTLSSSLLAVNEDADAPSGIPRGKYVVGFLCTLGASALYSLLLSLMQLTFEKVLKKETFSVVLEMQIYTSLVATCASTIGLFASGEWHTLHGEMKGFQKGEVAYVMTLVWTAIAWQVCSVGVVGLIFLVSSLYSNVISTVSLAITPIAAVIVFHDKMNGVKIISMLLALWGFASYIYQNYLDDLKARRARAVASKPQDESSC, from the exons ATGCCCG ATACTGAAGAACCAAATATCATAGCGGGGACAATTTCTGAACTGCCGTTTTACAGATACAAGCGATGGCAATGGTGGTCTCTCGTGGCGCTGAGCATATTTTTTCTTATTATGGGGCAATCTGTTGCAGTTATACTCGGTAGATTTTACTATGACCAAGGTGGAAACAGTACATGGATGGCTACTTTAGTCCAAACTATTGGTTTCCCGTTGTTGTTAATTCCGTTTTTCGCAATTCCTTCTCCCCCGGAAGCTTCAACTTCTTCTGTTTCAGTTTCACCGTCTGTTAAAGTCGTTGTGTTGATATATTTTGTTCTTGGAATCGTGATTGCTGCTGATAATATGATGTATTCGCAAGGACTATTGTATCTCTCGGCTTCCACGTATGCACTGATTTGTGCTTCTCAGTTAGCTTTCAATGCGGTTTTCTCGTATTTTTTGAACTCGCAAAAGTTCACTGTTTTGATCATAAACTCGACTGTGATACTCACTTTATCTTCTTCGTTACTTGCTGTTAATGAAGATGCGGATGCTCCCTCTGGTATTCCGAGGGGGAAATATGTTGTTGGTTTCCTTTGTACTCTTGGAGCTTCTGCGCTTTACTCTCTTTTGCTTTCTCTCATGCAACTGACCTTTGAGAAGGTTCTGAAAAAGGAGACGTTTTCTGTTGTATTGGAAATGCAAATCTATACTTCACTTGTTGCGACTTGTGCTTCGACTATAGGCCTATTTGCGAGCGGGGAATGGCATACTTTGCACGGAGAAATGAAGGGTTTTCAGAAAGGAGAAGTTGCTTATGTGATGACTTTGGTTTGGACTGCAATAGCGTGGCAGGTTTGTTCTGTTGGTGTGGTTGGCTTGATTTTTCTAGTGTCTTCTCTCTACTCTAATGTTATCAGTACTGTCTCTTTGGCTATTACTCCTATTGCTGCTGTGATAGTTTTTCATGATAAGATGAACGGGGTGAAGATAATTTCCATGCTTTTGGCTTTATGGGGATTTGCTTCATATATCTATCAGAATTATCTCGATGATTTAAAGGCGAGACGTGCACGAGCTGTTGCTTCTAAGCCTCAAGATGAATCTTCGTGTTGA
- the LOC131609730 gene encoding uncharacterized protein LOC131609730 isoform X1, which produces MEKHDETCETNNIVEEKTLSILSDSAGIEKVASEATFPDISTEISSLNDELSRLLESVHACQSERMLFSHLDENRDGKVSPAELRQCLEAISVELSEQELVAILDPYYGGGLLEPSLWNLRGTRKLKGIRYLFSWFFRMDQQLVNLSPVESPVQKMLIFRVFDV; this is translated from the exons ATGGAGAAACATGATGAAACATGTGAAACAAACAACATCGTGGAAGAAAAAACACTGTCTATCTTGTCAGATTCTGCAGGGATAGAAAAAGTTGCTTCTGAAGCGACATTTCCA GATATTAGCACGGAAATCTCATCTCTCAATGACGAACTATCGAGGCTTCTTGAGAGTGTGCAT GCTTGCCAATCAGAACGTATGTTGTTTAGTCACCTTGATGAAAATAGAGATGGGAAGGTATCGCCGGCTGAATTACGACAATGCCTGGAGGCCATCAGTGTGGAGTTATCGGAACAGGAGCTAGTGGCAATTCTAGACCCGTACTATGGTGGTGGACTGTTGGAGCCAAGCTTGTGGAATCTCAGGGGAACAAGGAAGCTGAAGGGAATAAGATACTTATTTTCTTGGTTTTTCAGGATGGACCAGCAATTGGTCAatttgtccccagtggagtcgccagtTCAAAAGATGCTTATTTTTCGG GTCTTTGACGTTTGA
- the LOC131612186 gene encoding acyl carrier protein 1, mitochondrial-like, translated as MALRAAILRHVRVPLEATPKLQPWNTFFRSMSSHDDHITKKEVVKDFLKVDPSKVTPEVQFQKDLGLDSLNTPKEELEFPDKEAEKIDACQFTVEYINNDILVFEVL; from the exons ATGGCACTGAGAGCAGCCATACTTCGCCATGTTCGGGTGCCACTCGAAGCTACTCCTAAATTGCAACCATGGAATACTTTCTTTCGCTCCATGTCTTCACATGATGATCATATCACCAAAAAAGAGGTCGTCAAAGATTTCCTCAAAGTGGATCCTTCCAAG GTGACTCCAGAAGTGCAATTTCAGAAGGATTTGGGTTTGGACAGCTTAAACACACCAAAAGAAGAGCTTGAATTCCCAGACAAGGAAGCTGAAAAAATTGACGCTTGTCAGTTTACAGTTGAGTACATTAATAACGATATATTGGTTTTTGAAGTGTTGTAA